The following coding sequences are from one Daphnia pulex isolate KAP4 chromosome 11, ASM2113471v1 window:
- the LOC124207095 gene encoding monocarboxylate transporter 10-like, whose amino-acid sequence MTEPVKQISSDVEASAANDRSRRKVSSELEHPSAPPDGGLHAWFIVFASFLTNGIIFGIHNCYGIIYLRLRMELERTGVADAALKASLVGSLSIGMTFFVSPLAGILIDSIGLRRTAVLGGAIATVGMLASSFALAHVEALYLTYGVLFGAGTSLAYNPSLVILGHYFRKRLGLVSGLVTAGSSVFTFTLPFFLEFILGLGLEATLRILAGMMGLLMVCAVTFVPRLPPTIEINGAGTVEGSAGCSRLWKKYINFSIWKNKKYVIWAIAIPIAMLGYFVPYVHLVSYVKDVLPEADGKVLVLCIGLSSGIGRLIFGKVGDHPKVNRVILQQIAFLSIGVVTMLLTLANSFTWFIILCLFLGLFDGCLIALVGPIAFDFCGPKNASQAIGFLLGLHSLPMTTGPTVAGAMYGALKSYRIPFLLAGCPLIICAFIMLLIHRVKDQDVESDESDGSVGSANNSIKRKSSSKPDVNGNQNIQPATSYGVQAISPNNLKGECVVANNTSGLVLGQTEVVISNRKPVIANLNNWSPAVGRYHVVPPMAYGTTERSPNPVSLTSFQPNTSSILW is encoded by the exons ATGACGGAGCCCGTGAAACAAATCAGCAGTGATGTGGAAGCGTCGGCAGCAAACGACAGGAGCCGACGAAAAGTTAGCAGCGAGTTGGAGCATCCGAGCGCTCCGCCCGATGGTGGACTCCACGCCTGGTTCATCGTGTTCGCCAGTTTCCTGACCAACGGCATCATCTTCGGCATCCACAACTGTTACGGAATCATCTACCTTCGTCTCAGGATGGAATTGGAGCGGACTGGAGTCGCTGACGCAGCCTTGAAAGCAT CACTGGTCGGGTCTCTCTCCATTGGAATgacttttttcgtttcaccCCTCGCCGGAATCTTGATCGACTCGATAGGATTGAGAAGGACGGCCGTTTTGGGTGGCGCAATCGCTACCGTAGGCATGCTGGCCTCTTCATTTGCTTTAGCTCAC GTCGAAGCTTTGTACCTAACTTACGGGGTGCTCTTCGGCGCTGGAACATCTTTGGCTTACAATCCTTCACTAGTGATCCTGGGCCATTATTTCCGCAAACGTTTGGGTTTAGTCAGCGGTTTGGTGACAGCTGGCAGTTCGGTTTTCACTTTCACCTTGCCGTTCTTCCTTGAATTCATCCTGGGTCTCGGACTTGAAGCGACGCTCCGAATCCTCGCCGGAATGATGGGACTTCTGATGGTTTGCGCTGTCACTTTCGTGCCCAGATTGCCGCCGACCATCGAAATCAATGGTGCCGGTACAGTGGAGGGAAGTGCAGGTTGCTCAAGGCTGTGGAAGAAGTATATCAACTTCTCCATATGGAAAAACAAGAAGTACGTCATCTGGGCCATTGCCATCCCTATTGCTATGCTCGGCTATTTCGTCCCATACGTCCATTTG GTTTCCTACGTTAAAGACGTCCTACCAGAGGCCGATGGGAAAGTTCTGGTCCTTTGCATCGGCTTGTCTTCCGGCATCGGCCGGCTGATTTTTGGCAAAGTCGGGGACCATCCTAAAGTCAATCGCGTTATCCTTCAGCAGATAGCCTTTTTATCCATTGGAGTTGTCACCATGCTGTTGACCCTGGCCAATTCATTTACTTGGTTTATTATCCTATGCCTCTTCCTGGGCTTGTTCGATGGCTGTCTGATCGCACTCGTCGGACCCATAGCCTTTGACTTTTGTGGACCAAAGAACGCTTCCCAGGCTATAGGATTTTTACTGGGACTTCACTCGCTACCCATGACTACTGGTCCGACTGTTGCAG GTGCGATGTACGGAGCTCTTAAAAGTTACCGAATTCCGTTTTTACTTGCCGGATGTCCGCTCATCATTTGCGCATTCATTATGCTTTTGATCCATCGAGTTAAAGACCAAGACGTTGAATCGGATGAATCTGACGGATCTGTCGGGAGCgcaaataattcaatcaagCGCAAATCCAGTTCGAAACCCGATGTCAACGGGAATCAGAACATTCAACCAGCGACATCTTACGGCGTTCAAGCCATTTCGCCCAATAACTTGAAAG gCGAATGCGTGGTTGCAAATAATACTTCCGGACTCGTTCTGGGCCAGACAGAAGTGGTCATTTCCAACCGGAAGCCTGTTATTGCCAACTTGAACAACTGGTCTCCGGCTGTTGGCAGGTACCACGTCGTTCCACCGATGGCTTATGGGACCACGGAACGGAGCCCCAATCCAGTTTCTCTTACTAGTTTCCAGCCAAACACATCTTCCATATTATGGTGA